From Pseudomonas putida, one genomic window encodes:
- the rplX gene encoding 50S ribosomal protein L24, whose product MQKIRRDDEIIVIAGKDKGKRGKVLKVLADDRLVIGGVNLVKRHTKPNPMAGVQGGIVEKEAPLHASNVAIFNGETNKADRVGFKVEDGKKIRVFKSTQKAVDA is encoded by the coding sequence ATGCAAAAGATTCGTCGTGACGACGAGATCATCGTGATCGCCGGCAAAGACAAAGGTAAGCGCGGTAAGGTGCTGAAGGTTCTCGCTGACGACCGTCTGGTCATCGGTGGTGTGAACCTGGTCAAGCGTCATACCAAGCCTAACCCGATGGCGGGCGTTCAGGGCGGTATCGTCGAAAAAGAAGCGCCTCTGCACGCTTCCAACGTTGCCATCTTCAATGGCGAAACCAACAAGGCTGACCGCGTTGGTTTCAAAGTAGAAGACGGTAAGAAAATTCGTGTCTTCAAGTCGACCCAAAAAGCGGTTGATGCTTGA
- the rpsS gene encoding 30S ribosomal protein S19, whose amino-acid sequence MPRSLKKGPFIDLHLLKKIEVAVEKNDRKPVKTWSRRSMILPQMVGLTIAVHNGRQHVPVLVNEDMVGHKLGEFAGTRTYRGHVADKKAKR is encoded by the coding sequence GTGCCACGTTCTCTGAAAAAAGGTCCTTTTATCGATCTTCACCTGCTGAAGAAGATCGAAGTGGCGGTGGAGAAGAATGATCGCAAGCCAGTTAAAACCTGGTCGCGTCGTTCGATGATCCTGCCACAAATGGTCGGTCTGACCATCGCGGTTCACAACGGTCGCCAACATGTCCCAGTTCTCGTGAACGAAGACATGGTCGGCCACAAACTGGGCGAGTTCGCCGGTACCCGCACCTATCGCGGGCACGTGGCTGACAAGAAAGCCAAGCGTTAA
- the rplP gene encoding 50S ribosomal protein L16, whose amino-acid sequence MLQPKRTKFRKQMTGHNRGLALRGSKVSFGEFALKAVARGRLTARQIESARRALTRHVKRGGKIWIRVFPDKPISKKPLEVRMGKGKGSVEYWVAQIQPGKVLYEIEGVSEELAREAFALAAAKLPLATSFVKRTVM is encoded by the coding sequence ATGTTGCAACCAAAGCGTACAAAATTCCGCAAGCAGATGACCGGCCACAACCGTGGTCTGGCACTGCGCGGTAGCAAAGTCAGCTTCGGCGAGTTCGCCTTGAAAGCTGTTGCTCGCGGTCGCCTCACCGCCCGCCAGATCGAGTCGGCACGTCGTGCTCTGACCCGTCACGTTAAGCGTGGCGGTAAGATCTGGATCCGTGTCTTCCCGGACAAGCCGATCTCCAAGAAGCCTCTCGAGGTTCGTATGGGTAAAGGTAAGGGTTCCGTGGAATACTGGGTTGCCCAGATCCAGCCAGGCAAAGTCCTGTACGAGATCGAGGGTGTTTCTGAAGAGCTGGCGCGCGAAGCTTTCGCCCTGGCTGCTGCAAAGCTGCCTCTCGCCACCTCCTTTGTTAAGCGGACGGTGATGTGA
- the rpsG gene encoding 30S ribosomal protein S7, which translates to MPRRRVAAKREILDDPKYGSQILAKFMNHVMESGKKAVAERIVYGALDTVKARKNSDPLEIFEKALDAIAPLVEVKSRRVGGATYQVPVEVRPSRRNALAMRWLVDYARKRGEKSMALRLAGELLDAAEGKGAAVKKREDVHRMAEANKAFSHYRF; encoded by the coding sequence ATGCCAAGACGTCGTGTAGCAGCAAAACGTGAGATCCTTGACGATCCGAAGTACGGATCCCAGATTCTCGCCAAGTTCATGAACCACGTGATGGAAAGCGGCAAGAAGGCCGTAGCCGAGCGCATCGTTTACGGTGCCCTGGATACCGTCAAAGCACGCAAGAACAGCGACCCCCTGGAAATCTTCGAGAAAGCTCTCGACGCCATCGCTCCGCTGGTCGAAGTAAAGTCCCGTCGTGTCGGCGGTGCCACTTACCAGGTCCCGGTTGAAGTTCGTCCATCCCGTCGTAACGCTCTGGCAATGCGCTGGCTCGTAGACTACGCCCGCAAGCGCGGCGAGAAGTCGATGGCTCTGCGCCTGGCTGGCGAGCTGCTGGATGCTGCCGAAGGCAAGGGTGCTGCAGTCAAGAAGCGTGAAGACGTGCACCGTATGGCTGAAGCCAACAAAGCGTTCTCGCACTACCGCTTCTAA
- the rpsJ gene encoding 30S ribosomal protein S10, translated as MQNQQIRIRLKAFDHRLIDQSTQEIVETAKRTGAQVRGPIPLPTRKERFTVLVSPHVNKDARDQYEIRTHKRVLDIVQPTDKTVDALMKLDLAAGVEVQISLG; from the coding sequence ATGCAAAATCAGCAAATCCGAATCAGGTTGAAGGCTTTCGACCATCGCCTGATCGACCAATCCACCCAGGAAATCGTGGAAACCGCGAAACGTACTGGTGCACAAGTGCGTGGTCCAATTCCACTGCCTACCCGCAAAGAGCGTTTCACCGTTCTGGTCTCCCCGCACGTCAACAAAGACGCGCGTGACCAGTACGAGATCCGCACTCATAAGCGTGTTCTGGACATCGTCCAGCCAACGGATAAAACCGTTGACGCGCTGATGAAGCTTGATCTGGCGGCAGGTGTGGAAGTGCAGATCAGCCTCGGCTAA
- the rplV gene encoding 50S ribosomal protein L22 codes for MEVAAKLSGARISAQKARLVADQIRGKKVGEALNLLAFSSKKAAEIMKKVLESAVANAEHNEGADVDDLKVSTVFVNEGRSLKRIMPRAKGRADRIVKRSCHITVKVADK; via the coding sequence ATGGAAGTAGCCGCTAAGTTGTCGGGCGCTCGCATCTCCGCCCAGAAAGCCCGCTTGGTCGCCGACCAGATCCGCGGGAAGAAGGTGGGCGAAGCGCTCAACCTGTTGGCCTTCAGCAGCAAAAAAGCCGCTGAAATCATGAAGAAAGTCCTCGAGTCGGCCGTTGCCAACGCCGAACACAACGAAGGCGCAGACGTTGATGACCTGAAGGTCTCCACCGTCTTCGTCAACGAAGGGCGTTCGCTGAAGCGCATCATGCCACGTGCCAAAGGCCGTGCTGATCGCATCGTCAAGCGGTCTTGCCATATCACTGTCAAGGTTGCGGACAAGTAA
- the rplW gene encoding 50S ribosomal protein L23 produces the protein MNQERVFKVLLGPHVSEKATVLAEKKGQFVFKVATDATKLEIKKAVEGLFNVKVENVSTVNVLGKTKRTARGLGKRNDWKKAIVSLQPGQDLDFSSSAE, from the coding sequence ATGAACCAGGAACGCGTATTTAAAGTCCTCCTTGGCCCGCACGTTTCCGAGAAGGCTACCGTTCTGGCTGAGAAAAAAGGCCAGTTCGTATTCAAGGTTGCTACTGACGCAACCAAGCTGGAAATCAAGAAAGCTGTCGAAGGCCTGTTCAACGTAAAAGTTGAAAACGTGTCGACTGTTAACGTTCTGGGTAAAACCAAGCGTACCGCACGTGGTCTGGGCAAGCGCAATGACTGGAAGAAGGCGATCGTCTCCCTTCAGCCAGGCCAAGATCTCGATTTCAGCAGCAGTGCTGAGTAA
- the rpsL gene encoding 30S ribosomal protein S12 — protein sequence MATINQLVRQPRKRSVEKSDVPALQNCPQRRGVCTRVYTTTPKKPNSALRKVCRVRLTNGFEVSSYIGGEGHNLQEHSVVLIRGGRVKDLPGVRYHTVRGSLDTSGVKGRNQGRSKYGTKRPK from the coding sequence ATGGCAACTATCAACCAGCTGGTACGTCAGCCGCGTAAGCGTTCGGTCGAAAAGTCCGACGTTCCTGCGCTGCAGAACTGCCCGCAACGTCGTGGCGTGTGCACCCGTGTGTACACCACTACGCCGAAAAAACCTAACTCGGCACTGCGTAAAGTATGCCGTGTGCGTCTGACCAACGGTTTCGAGGTTTCCTCGTACATCGGCGGTGAAGGCCACAACCTGCAAGAGCACAGCGTCGTCCTGATCCGTGGCGGCCGTGTAAAAGACTTGCCAGGTGTTCGTTACCACACCGTTCGCGGCTCTCTGGATACTTCGGGCGTCAAAGGCCGTAACCAGGGTCGTTCGAAGTACGGTACCAAGCGTCCGAAGTAA
- the rplC gene encoding 50S ribosomal protein L3, whose product MTIGVVGRKCGMTRIFTEEGVSIPVTVIEIEPNRVTQFKTEETDGYRAVQVTVGERRASRVTAAQAGHFAKANVAAGRGVWEFRLEEGEFQAGDSIKAELFTAGQLVDVTGQSKGKGFAGTIKRWNFRGQDNTHGNSVSHRVPGSIGQCQTPGRVFKGKKMSGHMGAERVTVQSLEVVRVDAERNLLLVKGAVPGATGGDVVVRPAVKARG is encoded by the coding sequence ATGACTATTGGTGTAGTCGGTCGCAAGTGCGGTATGACCCGCATTTTCACCGAAGAAGGTGTCTCCATTCCGGTCACGGTCATTGAGATCGAGCCGAATCGCGTCACCCAGTTCAAAACTGAAGAAACCGATGGCTACCGTGCAGTGCAAGTCACTGTCGGCGAGCGTCGTGCTTCGCGTGTGACTGCCGCTCAGGCAGGTCACTTCGCCAAGGCCAACGTTGCCGCTGGTCGCGGTGTCTGGGAGTTCCGTCTTGAAGAAGGCGAGTTCCAGGCTGGCGACTCGATCAAAGCTGAACTCTTCACTGCAGGCCAGCTGGTAGACGTTACTGGTCAGTCCAAAGGTAAAGGCTTTGCCGGTACCATCAAGCGCTGGAACTTCCGTGGCCAGGACAACACCCACGGTAACTCCGTGTCGCACCGTGTCCCAGGCTCCATCGGCCAGTGCCAGACTCCTGGTCGTGTGTTCAAGGGCAAGAAAATGTCCGGTCACATGGGCGCCGAGCGCGTGACTGTTCAGTCCCTGGAAGTAGTTCGCGTAGACGCTGAGCGCAACCTGCTGCTGGTCAAGGGTGCCGTTCCTGGCGCTACTGGCGGCGACGTGGTTGTACGTCCAGCTGTCAAGGCTCGCGGTTAA
- the rpsC gene encoding 30S ribosomal protein S3 produces MGQKVHPTGIRLGIVKEHTSVWYADGATYADYLLKDLKTREYLQDKLKSASVSRIDIHRPAQTARITIHTARPGIVIGKKGEDVEKLRQDLTKQMGVPVHINIEEIRKPELDAMLVAQSVAQQLERRVMFRRAMKRAVQNAMRIGAKGIKIQVSGRLGGAEIARTEWYREGRVPLHTLRADIDYNTYEAHTTYGVIGVKVWIFKGEVIGGRQEELKPQAPAPRKKAAK; encoded by the coding sequence ATGGGTCAGAAAGTACATCCCACTGGCATTCGCCTGGGAATCGTCAAGGAGCACACCTCCGTCTGGTACGCAGACGGTGCTACTTACGCAGATTACCTCTTGAAGGATCTGAAAACGCGTGAGTACCTCCAAGACAAACTAAAAAGCGCGTCCGTAAGCCGTATCGATATTCATCGTCCGGCTCAAACTGCACGCATCACCATCCACACCGCTCGTCCCGGTATCGTTATCGGTAAGAAAGGTGAAGATGTCGAGAAGCTGCGTCAGGACCTGACCAAGCAGATGGGTGTGCCTGTGCACATCAACATCGAAGAGATCCGCAAGCCGGAACTCGACGCTATGCTGGTTGCGCAGAGCGTAGCTCAGCAGCTGGAACGCCGCGTAATGTTCCGTCGCGCCATGAAGCGCGCCGTACAGAACGCCATGCGTATTGGTGCCAAGGGCATCAAGATCCAGGTGAGCGGTCGTCTCGGCGGTGCTGAGATTGCTCGTACCGAGTGGTATCGCGAAGGGCGTGTGCCTCTGCACACCCTGCGTGCCGATATCGACTACAACACCTACGAAGCTCACACCACTTACGGTGTGATCGGTGTGAAGGTTTGGATCTTCAAAGGCGAAGTTATTGGTGGTCGCCAAGAAGAACTGAAACCACAAGCACCAGCGCCTCGTAAAAAAGCTGCTAAGTAA
- the rplN gene encoding 50S ribosomal protein L14, with protein MIQTQSMLDVADNSGARRVMCIKVLGGSHRRYAGIGDIIKVTVKEAIPRGKVKKGQVMTAVVVRTRHGVRRADGSIIRFDGNAAVLLNTKQEPIGTRIFGPVTRELRTEKFMKIVSLAPEVL; from the coding sequence ATGATTCAGACTCAATCCATGCTCGATGTGGCCGATAACAGCGGCGCTCGTCGCGTCATGTGCATCAAGGTGCTCGGCGGTTCGCACCGCCGTTACGCCGGCATCGGTGACATCATCAAAGTAACCGTCAAGGAAGCAATTCCGCGCGGTAAGGTCAAAAAAGGCCAAGTGATGACCGCTGTTGTCGTCCGTACCCGTCACGGTGTACGTCGCGCTGACGGTTCCATCATTCGTTTCGACGGCAACGCTGCTGTTCTGCTGAACACCAAGCAAGAGCCGATCGGCACTCGCATCTTCGGGCCAGTGACCCGTGAACTTCGTACTGAGAAGTTCATGAAGATCGTCTCGCTCGCCCCTGAAGTGCTGTAA
- the fusA gene encoding elongation factor G — protein MARTTAINRYRNIGICAHVDAGKTTTTERILFYTGLSHKMGEVHDGAATTDWMVQEQERGITITSAAVTTFWKGSRGQYDNYRVNVIDTPGHVDFTIEVERSLRVLDGAVVVFCGTSGVEPQSETVWRQANKYGVPRVVYVNKMDRAGANFLRVVGQIKNRLGHTPVPVQLAIGAEDDFQGQVDLIKMKAIFWNDDDKGTTYREEEIPADMVELANEWRSNMVEAAAEANEELMNKYLEEGDLSVEDIKAGLRARTLASEIVPAVCGSSFKNKGVPLVLDAVIDYLPAPTEIPAIKGIHPDLIDVPKDEVQPEQYDERPADDNAPFSALAFKIATDPFVGTLTFVRVYSGFLTSGDSVINSVKGKKERVGRMVQMHANQREEIKEVRAGDIAALIGMKDVTTGDTLCNADKPIILERMDFPEPVISLSVEPKTKADQEKMGIALGKLAQEDPSFRVKTDEETGQTIISGMGELHLDILVDRMKREFNVECNVGKPQVSYREKITKSNVEIEGKFVRQSGGRGQFGHCWIRFSEPDVDEKGNITEGLVFTNEVVGGVIPKEFIAPIQKGIEEQMKNGVVAGYPLLGLKATVFDGSYHDVDSNEMAFKIAASMATKQLAQKGGGVVLEPIMKVEVVTPEDYLGDVMGDLSRRRGMIQGNEDSVSGKVITAEVPLGEMFGYATDVRSMSQGRASYSMEFSKYAEAPSNIVEALVKKQG, from the coding sequence ATGGCTCGTACTACAGCAATTAACCGCTACCGTAACATTGGTATCTGTGCCCACGTTGACGCGGGTAAGACCACCACTACCGAGCGGATCCTGTTCTACACAGGTCTGAGCCACAAGATGGGCGAGGTGCATGATGGCGCCGCGACCACCGACTGGATGGTGCAGGAGCAGGAGCGCGGTATCACCATTACCTCCGCTGCCGTTACCACCTTCTGGAAAGGTTCCCGTGGTCAGTACGACAACTACCGCGTAAACGTCATCGATACCCCTGGCCACGTTGACTTCACCATTGAAGTAGAGCGTTCGCTGCGTGTACTCGACGGCGCGGTCGTTGTGTTCTGCGGTACCTCCGGCGTTGAGCCGCAGTCCGAGACCGTATGGCGTCAGGCCAACAAGTACGGCGTTCCACGTGTTGTCTACGTGAACAAGATGGACCGTGCCGGTGCCAACTTCCTGCGCGTCGTAGGTCAGATCAAGAACCGCCTGGGTCACACTCCGGTTCCAGTACAGCTGGCTATCGGTGCTGAAGACGACTTCCAGGGTCAGGTCGACCTGATCAAGATGAAAGCCATCTTCTGGAACGACGACGACAAAGGCACTACCTACCGCGAAGAAGAAATTCCTGCGGATATGGTCGAGCTGGCCAACGAATGGCGCAGCAACATGGTCGAGGCTGCTGCCGAGGCCAACGAAGAGCTGATGAACAAGTACCTTGAAGAAGGTGACCTGTCCGTCGAAGACATCAAGGCTGGTCTGCGCGCCCGTACCCTGGCGAGCGAGATCGTTCCTGCTGTCTGCGGTTCCTCGTTCAAGAACAAGGGCGTTCCCCTGGTTCTCGACGCCGTCATTGATTACCTGCCTGCGCCAACCGAGATTCCTGCGATCAAGGGTATCCACCCTGATCTGATCGACGTGCCGAAGGATGAGGTTCAGCCAGAGCAGTACGACGAGCGTCCTGCTGACGACAACGCGCCGTTCTCGGCCTTGGCGTTCAAGATCGCTACTGACCCATTCGTTGGTACTCTGACCTTCGTCCGCGTCTACTCGGGCTTCCTGACCTCCGGTGACTCCGTCATCAACTCGGTCAAGGGCAAGAAAGAGCGCGTTGGCCGTATGGTGCAGATGCACGCCAACCAGCGGGAAGAAATCAAGGAAGTACGTGCAGGCGACATCGCTGCTCTGATCGGCATGAAGGACGTCACCACCGGTGACACCCTGTGCAACGCCGACAAGCCGATCATCCTTGAGCGTATGGACTTCCCTGAGCCGGTTATTTCGCTCTCCGTAGAGCCGAAGACCAAGGCTGACCAGGAGAAGATGGGCATCGCACTGGGCAAGCTGGCCCAGGAAGACCCGTCGTTCCGCGTCAAAACCGACGAAGAAACCGGCCAGACCATCATCTCCGGTATGGGTGAGCTGCACCTGGACATCCTCGTTGACCGCATGAAGCGCGAGTTCAACGTCGAGTGCAACGTCGGCAAGCCGCAGGTTTCGTACCGCGAGAAGATCACCAAGTCCAACGTCGAAATCGAAGGTAAGTTCGTTCGTCAGTCGGGTGGTCGTGGTCAGTTCGGTCACTGCTGGATCCGTTTCTCGGAGCCGGACGTAGACGAGAAGGGCAACATCACCGAAGGTCTGGTGTTCACCAACGAAGTCGTTGGTGGTGTGATTCCTAAGGAATTCATCGCCCCGATCCAGAAGGGTATCGAAGAGCAGATGAAAAACGGCGTTGTTGCCGGTTATCCGCTGCTTGGCCTGAAGGCCACGGTATTCGATGGTTCGTATCACGACGTCGACTCCAACGAAATGGCGTTCAAGATCGCCGCTTCGATGGCGACCAAGCAACTGGCCCAGAAGGGCGGTGGCGTGGTGCTTGAGCCGATCATGAAGGTCGAAGTTGTAACCCCGGAAGATTACCTGGGTGACGTGATGGGTGACCTGAGCCGTCGTCGTGGGATGATCCAGGGTAATGAAGACTCGGTGTCCGGCAAGGTAATCACTGCTGAGGTACCGCTCGGAGAGATGTTCGGTTACGCGACCGACGTTCGTTCCATGTCTCAGGGTCGCGCAAGCTACTCCATGGAATTCTCCAAATACGCCGAAGCTCCGTCGAACATCGTCGAAGCACTCGTTAAAAAACAAGGCTAA
- the rpsQ gene encoding 30S ribosomal protein S17, protein MAEAEKTVRTLTGRVVSDKMDKTITVLIERRVKHPIYGKYVKRSTKLHAHDESNQCKIGDKVSIRETRPLAKTKSWALVEVLERAVEV, encoded by the coding sequence ATGGCTGAAGCTGAAAAAACCGTCCGTACGCTGACTGGCCGTGTCGTCAGCGACAAAATGGACAAGACCATCACCGTTCTGATCGAGCGTCGCGTCAAGCACCCGATCTACGGTAAATACGTTAAGCGTTCGACTAAGCTGCACGCGCACGACGAATCCAACCAGTGCAAAATCGGCGACAAGGTTTCCATCCGTGAAACCCGTCCGCTGGCCAAGACCAAGTCCTGGGCACTGGTTGAAGTCCTCGAACGCGCTGTTGAAGTCTAA
- the tuf gene encoding elongation factor Tu, giving the protein MAKEKFDRSLPHVNVGTIGHVDHGKTTLTAALTRVCSEVFGSAIVEFDKIDSAPEEKARGITINTAHVEYNSTIRHYAHVDCPGHADYVKNMITGAAQMDGAILVCSAADGPMPQTREHILLSRQVGVPYIVVFLNKADLVDDAELLELVEMEVRDLLSTYDFPGDDTPIIIGSARMALEGKDDNEMGTTAVKKLVETLDSYIPEPVRAIDQPFLMPIEDVFSISGRGTVVTGRIERGIVRVQDPLEIVGLRDTTTTTCTGVEMFRKLLDEGRAGENCGVLLRGTKRDDVERGQVLVKPGSVKPHTKFTAEVYVLSKEEGGRHTPFFKGYRPQFYFRTTDVTGNCELPEGVEMVMPGDNIQMTVTLIKTIAMEDGLRFAIREGGRTVGAGVVAKIIE; this is encoded by the coding sequence GTGGCTAAAGAAAAATTTGATCGTTCCCTTCCGCACGTTAACGTTGGCACCATCGGCCACGTTGACCACGGTAAGACCACTCTGACCGCAGCTCTGACTCGCGTTTGCTCCGAAGTTTTCGGTTCGGCAATCGTTGAGTTCGACAAGATCGACTCGGCTCCGGAAGAAAAAGCGCGCGGTATCACCATCAACACCGCTCACGTTGAGTACAACTCGACCATTCGTCACTACGCTCACGTTGACTGCCCAGGTCACGCTGACTACGTGAAGAACATGATCACCGGTGCTGCCCAGATGGACGGCGCGATCCTGGTTTGCTCGGCCGCCGATGGTCCGATGCCACAAACCCGTGAGCACATCCTGCTGTCCCGTCAGGTTGGCGTTCCGTACATCGTGGTCTTCCTGAACAAGGCTGACCTGGTAGACGACGCTGAGCTGCTGGAACTGGTCGAGATGGAAGTTCGCGACCTGCTGTCCACCTACGACTTCCCAGGCGACGACACTCCGATCATCATCGGTTCCGCTCGTATGGCGCTGGAAGGCAAAGACGACAACGAAATGGGCACTACCGCTGTCAAGAAGCTGGTAGAGACTCTGGACAGCTACATTCCTGAGCCAGTTCGTGCGATCGACCAGCCGTTCCTGATGCCGATCGAAGACGTATTCTCGATCTCGGGTCGTGGTACCGTTGTTACCGGCCGTATCGAGCGTGGTATCGTCCGCGTTCAAGATCCGCTGGAAATCGTTGGTCTGCGTGACACCACCACCACCACCTGCACCGGTGTTGAGATGTTCCGCAAGCTGCTGGACGAAGGCCGTGCTGGCGAGAACTGCGGCGTTCTGCTGCGTGGTACCAAGCGTGACGACGTTGAGCGTGGCCAGGTTCTGGTCAAGCCAGGTTCGGTCAAGCCGCACACCAAGTTCACCGCAGAAGTCTACGTTCTGTCGAAGGAAGAAGGCGGCCGTCACACTCCGTTCTTCAAAGGCTACCGTCCTCAGTTCTACTTCCGTACCACTGACGTGACCGGTAACTGCGAACTGCCGGAAGGCGTTGAAATGGTAATGCCAGGTGACAACATTCAGATGACTGTTACCCTGATCAAGACCATCGCAATGGAAGACGGTCTGCGCTTCGCTATCCGTGAAGGCGGTCGTACCGTCGGCGCCGGCGTCGTGGCCAAAATCATCGAGTAA
- the rplB gene encoding 50S ribosomal protein L2 codes for MAIVKCKPTSPGRRFVVKVVNQELHKGAPHAPLLEKKSKSGGRNNNGRITTRHVGGGHKQHYRLVDFRRNDKDGIPATVERIEYDPNRTAHIALLCYADGERRYIIAPKGVSAGDQLIAGALAPIKAGNSLQLRNIPVGSTIHGIELKPGKGAQIARSAGASAQLIAREGVYVTLRLRSGEMRKVLAECRATLGEVSNSEHSLRSLGKAGAKRWRGVRPTVRGVAMNPVDHPHGGGEGRTSGGRHPVSPWGFPTKGAKTRGNKRTDNMIVRRRK; via the coding sequence ATGGCAATCGTTAAATGCAAACCGACTTCCCCTGGCCGCCGTTTCGTGGTCAAGGTGGTCAACCAGGAGCTGCACAAAGGCGCTCCTCACGCACCGCTGCTCGAGAAGAAATCGAAGTCTGGTGGTCGTAACAACAATGGCCGCATCACCACTCGTCACGTTGGTGGTGGTCATAAGCAGCATTACCGTCTGGTCGACTTCCGTCGCAACGACAAAGATGGCATCCCAGCCACTGTCGAGCGTATCGAATACGATCCAAACCGTACTGCTCACATCGCCCTGCTGTGCTACGCAGACGGTGAGCGTCGCTACATCATCGCCCCTAAAGGCGTGAGTGCTGGCGACCAGCTGATCGCAGGTGCTCTGGCCCCAATCAAGGCCGGTAACTCCCTGCAGCTGCGCAATATCCCAGTAGGTAGCACCATTCACGGCATCGAACTGAAGCCGGGTAAAGGTGCTCAGATCGCTCGTTCCGCTGGTGCTTCGGCTCAGCTGATCGCTCGTGAAGGCGTCTACGTGACTCTGCGTCTGCGTTCCGGTGAGATGCGTAAAGTACTGGCTGAGTGCCGTGCGACCCTGGGCGAAGTCTCGAACTCCGAGCACAGCCTGCGCTCGCTGGGTAAAGCTGGTGCCAAACGCTGGCGCGGCGTTCGCCCAACCGTTCGTGGTGTTGCCATGAACCCGGTTGACCACCCACATGGTGGTGGTGAAGGTCGTACCTCCGGTGGTCGTCATCCGGTATCGCCATGGGGCTTCCCAACCAAGGGTGCTAAAACCCGTGGTAATAAGCGTACCGACAACATGATCGTCCGTCGTCGCAAGTAA
- the rplD gene encoding 50S ribosomal protein L4, which produces MQLNVNDAQAIEVSELTFGGEFNETLVHQAVVAYMAGGRQGTKQQKTRSDVAGGGKRPWRQKGTGRARAGTTRGPIWRGGGVTFAARPQDHSQKLNKKMYRAALRSILAELVRSDRLVVVQDFAVEAPKTKDLLNKLNGMGLSDVLIVSDAVDQNLYLAARNLPHVDVRDVQGSDPVSLIAYEKVLITVSAVKKFEELLG; this is translated from the coding sequence ATGCAACTTAATGTAAATGACGCTCAGGCGATCGAAGTTTCCGAACTGACTTTCGGTGGCGAATTCAACGAGACGCTGGTACACCAAGCAGTCGTGGCCTACATGGCCGGCGGCCGTCAGGGCACCAAGCAGCAAAAGACCCGTTCCGACGTGGCTGGTGGCGGTAAGCGCCCATGGCGTCAGAAGGGTACTGGCCGTGCTCGTGCTGGTACCACTCGTGGTCCGATCTGGCGTGGCGGTGGTGTAACCTTCGCAGCTCGTCCTCAGGATCACTCGCAGAAGCTCAACAAGAAGATGTATCGCGCAGCTCTGCGCTCCATCCTCGCTGAGCTGGTGCGTAGCGACCGTCTGGTCGTGGTTCAGGACTTCGCTGTTGAAGCACCGAAAACCAAAGATCTGCTGAACAAGCTGAACGGCATGGGTCTGAGCGACGTTCTGATCGTTTCGGACGCTGTTGATCAGAACCTGTACCTGGCTGCTCGTAACCTGCCGCACGTCGATGTACGTGACGTTCAAGGTTCCGACCCGGTCAGTCTGATCGCATACGAGAAAGTGTTGATCACTGTCTCGGCCGTGAAGAAATTCGAGGAGCTGCTGGGATGA
- the rpmC gene encoding 50S ribosomal protein L29, translating into MKANELREKSAQQLNEQLLGLLRDQFNLRMQKATGQLGQSHLLSQVKRDIARVKTVLNQQAGK; encoded by the coding sequence ATGAAAGCGAATGAACTTCGTGAAAAATCTGCACAGCAACTGAATGAGCAACTGCTCGGCTTGCTGCGCGACCAGTTCAATCTGCGTATGCAGAAGGCAACTGGCCAGTTGGGGCAGTCGCACCTGCTCTCGCAAGTTAAGCGTGACATCGCTCGCGTGAAAACTGTGCTTAACCAGCAGGCAGGTAAGTGA